In Monodelphis domestica isolate mMonDom1 chromosome 1, mMonDom1.pri, whole genome shotgun sequence, the sequence CAGAAATCCAAGGCAAGAGGCGggtggaagggggaggggagccccCACCGAGAGACGGAGGCGAAGAATGAGACCAGGGACACGGACAGGAGGACAATGAATGGAGAGATGCGGGGAAACAGGGCAGAAAAGGCAGGCGCGGGAGGAGGGCTGCCCAGGAGAGAAGCGGCAGCGCCCAGGGAAGGGCAAGCGGACGGAGGGACGGAACAAGCACCAGAGCGACAGCAGCAAGATGCCGATGGAGAGGAAGCAGCGAGAAAAAGGGGAGGCAAAGGCAGCAGAGACGGACAGCAGAAGGGGCGGGGGGCTCCCGTCACTCAAGCGGCCAGCCCCGCTTATTGGGCCACGCCGGCGCCCGCCTTCGGTCCGCAGGGAGGAGGCGCGGGAAGCGGGAGAGCCTCCCGCAGCGCTGCGCAGTGCGGGACGGCCTCGCTTTCCGCAGCCCCGAGGGCAGCCGAGCTTCGCCGGGGGGAGGGGGACGGCTCCGCGGGGGCGTCCGGTAGGGAATTCCTTTGTAGCACGAGGCAcaccctgccctccccccaactCTAGCTCCAGGAATCCGGCCCCGCCCCTCAACTCCCTCGGCCCGTGGGGGAGTGCAGGGCCGGCACCCCCTCTTGCGACACGCTGAGCCTGCCAGGCTCGGGCCCACCTTTAAAGCAAAACCTGCTCCTAATGCCCGAGCGCAGGGACTGCCGCCCACCCAGCACCCACAGGAACACCGGGAGCCCGGGCCACGCGGGCCGGCTGCTTCCGAAGCActtcccatccccccaccccgGGTGATCGGGCATGAACATGGAGACCGGGAAGAGGGAAGGAACGGACGTGTGCGGGGATCTACTAGCGTCTCCCTCGAGGGGACTGACGGGAGATGGGGAGAGCGTCCTAGGCGGAGGTGGCCCAGAAGCCACGGAGCACGCCGGCGGGCAGTCAGGGATCGGCAGCGCCCGAGCCATCTCTCCGCCCCCGACCTCCCCGTGTGGTAGTGGGACCCGGGCCAAGTCACTgcccctctgtgcctcagtttcttcacttgccCAACGATCCTTTGGATCACCGCTAGAAGCTAGGGAGGACTTGGTGTCGGTGCGGGAGCCGCGGAGGACCGGGGCCGAGAccgcctcctccctcctcccagtccGGGGCCCTGGCGGCCAGTGACACTATCAGCCCCCGCGGTCCGAGTCTCCAAACCGCTTTATTGTAGATACAGACGAGCTATTCCCAGGCTCCGCCTAAGGCAGGCAGCTGGCAGGAGAGGAGTGGGGTGGAAAGATGGTGGCACTGCGCCCTCGGGGCCGGCCTGCTGGGGGGATGGGAGCCCGCTTCCCTGCCGGCTCAGCCTGGGGCCCCCTGAGGTGGGGGGGCCTCATCGGAGGGGGTGGCGGCTCCGCCAGCTGCCCGGCTCTCCCTCCGGTGGCAGCTGTTGGTGGCGTCTACAACTGGGGGGTCTGGGAGGGAGGCTGAGGCCAGCTGGCCTGAGGGGAGCCCATCTAATCCCCTTGTATGACAGCTGAAGAAACCGAGGCTCGGCAAAAGGGGCCGTCCAAGGACCCGAGAAGGCGCTGAGCCCGATGGGAGCCCAAGACTTCCCGCTCCCCATCCAGTGGCCTCTCTGTGGGCTCAGGGCAGCGATGGGCATGACCAGAGGGGAGGAGGGATGGAGGCCTTCCTGCCTGGGCCTGGGTTCTAGGCAGCCCCCAGAGCCGCTGGGCCTCTCGCAGGCTCGGAGAGGGCAGACCCGGGCTGGGAGGGTCATGGGGCTCCCTGAGGGGGGCTTCGGAGGCTGCCTCCCCAGGGGCTCTTCTCTCTCTGCTGGGTTGGTCATTCAGGCCCTGCTGGAGCCAGGAGCCCGGGGATGGGTGGGAACAAGAAGCCTGAGGAGGGGCAGGAGGCTAGGCAGAATGCACACACAGCTCTAGGCCCAGGGCCCTAAGGcactaatctcagacacttcctagctgcatgaccctgggcaagtcactgagcccgcctgcctcagtttcctcatctgtaacaagaaggaaatggccaaccactctgggatctttgccaagaaaaccccacggaGGGTCCCAGAGTCAGCCACAACTGAGCGAGGACACATGAGAAAAGAGGCACGCGGGCATCAGTCACCCCCGACCCCCACAAGCTCTGCACCCTGTCCAGTGGTGCAAGGCCTCTCCCCAAGCCTGGCTGGGGGGCCCTCAGAGGCTCCTTATCTCTGGATGCGCCTGTACAGGACGACCAAGGCCACAGAGAAGAGCGCCGCGGCCACGGCCGAGTTCATCCACGCCCACCAGGAGCCCCCCTGCCTGGGCCCGGGGCTGGCGGGGGCTGCAGCGGTCCCCAGAGTGGGGCCTAACCCAGGACTGCCCTCGTGGAGGTCTGCGTCGGGCCCCTCACTAACTTGGAGCTCAAAGGTTCTCAGGGAGGAGCTCTCCGACCCCCCAGGCTGTTTGGGGGAACCACTGGCCCCCCGTTTCCCAAGGGAAGGCATGTTGGTGACTGAGAAGTAGTCGTTCTCCTCGGGGACGTTCTCTGGGCTGGGGCTGGTGGGGAGGGACCCCCCACTCAAAGAGTCGAATAAAAGGCGCTCGGAGCCGCCCGAGTAGGGGGGCTCCGGATTTGACAGAAGCACCCCAGGTCTGCTCATGTCCCCCTCCACACTGGAAAGCCCCAAGGGGGGCAGCCCAGAGTTCGAGGAAGGAGCAGGCTGGGAAGAGCTGGAGAACTTCGGGGCTGATGATGGTGCCTGTAAGGAAAACAGAGCCCGGGTTGTGGCAGGGAGGGCCAGAGGCAGAGGGAGGCATCAGCAGGCCCCCGACGCCCCCAAACCACGTGCGCTTGGAGCCTCGATCGCCCATCCTCTTGGGACTCAGGAGTGGGCAAACGGCCATGGGGGTGGGACGAGGCGGAGGATCCAGGCCAGGGTCCCTGGGGGCTCGGCAGGGCGCTCCCTCGGCCCCCACAACCCCCCGCTTCTGGTACCTGCCCGACACGGAGCCGTTCTGGGTAGAGCCTGGCTTGGACCGGCACAAACCTGGTCCTGAAAGTCAGGAACCACAAGGCCCCGAGGCAGTGTGGGGGGCAGCCGTCCACTCCAGAACTCGGACCCCAAAGCAGTGCCCTTGAGGAAAGGGGGAACCTGGACCCCAAAACTGTGCCCTGGAGGAAAGGGGGAGCCTGGACCCCAAAGTGGTGCTCTAGAGGAAGGGGGAACCTGGACCCCAAAGTGGTGCTCTCGAGGAAAGGGGGGGCTCAAGAGAGCCGGAGGCCGTGGGTGGTCAGCTCCAGGAGGCTCCTTTTTGGGGCAGGCAGAGGAAGGCCCCCGGGGGGGCCTTCATTAGGGGCTGTCCAGCCTCGTTCCCCAAACCCCACCTGGGAACAGCCGCAGGGGGACCCACCTGGGCTGAGGGGCCCTGTGGGGCCACTGCGGGGCGCGGGGAAGCCCGGGGTGTCCCTGCCCTGGCACGGCCCACTGGATTTCTGCCAGGGGGCCTCGGGGTGCCCGTGACGGGGCTGACGTTACCTTGGGCGGCCCCGGGATCCTGCTGGCAGGCTCTCTGGCGGCGGGCAGGCCCGGCAGCTTTTCGTGGTCCTGCGAGGAGGCCTCCTGGGCTGGACTGAGCGACGGAGGCGCAGAGGCCGGGCCGGCCTTGTGCGTGGAGCGAGGCAGGAAGGAGACAGCCGGAGAGATGGGGCCTCTGGGAGGGCCGGAGGCTGGGGGCGGACAGCAGACGTCCCAGGCTTACATGGGTCTGGCGCCGCCTCCCTCCCCCACATCCGCCCAGAAGCCCCGCAGCCCTCCCCCTCGGCAAACACCCCTCGGCCTGGCTGGGGAGAGCCTGGGGGGGCTTCGGGCTGGGCTCTGGGAAAGGCCCCCCAGGGCTGCCGGTGGGTTGGGGCTTCAAGAAGGGCCTGAGGCCCCGAGTCAAGAACGCAAGGCCGGAACCCTAAAGCTGTCGGGGTGTCAGCCGTCACCCCCAAGCTCGGCCCCGCTGTGGGCCGCACGTCACGGACCGAACCCCTGCTCTGGGCGCCCACCCTGGCGTCAGAGGCTCCGAGGCGGCTCCCGGCCGGAGGAGCAGCTTAAAAACCTTTAAGGGTGGCCCCAAAGCGGCTTCCGTGCGTCTAGGCCGGAGGAGTCGGGGAGGCCCCGTTTCACAAAGCAAACCCCAAACCTGCTGTTCGACTCCCCAACCTTCGATTTAAACCCGCCCCtccctattggttccaaggcagaagagcgtcaggccaggccatgggggtgaaggcacttgcccagggtcacacagccagaagtTCCCGAGcttggactggaatccaggacctcctggttGGATTTCAATTTATTCGATCCATTGACGCTCACGTCTCCCACGTCGGCTCCGTCCTGGGAGCGCCGATGAAGAAGGTTTCATCCTGCCACCGACACAGATGTCGGCGGGTGCTAGACTCGCACCCAGAGCCCAAGGGAGCCTCGCCATTCCCCATCCATGCGGCCAACGGGCCACAGGAGTCCACACGGGTCCGGCCACGTCCGGTGCAAAGCTTCGCGCCTCcgcctcctccttcccccttttagACTCCATGGATGAGGCCACTCGTAGAGAATCCTCCGCAGGCATCTCCCTTTACGCCTTTCGGGCCACCTTCTCGGAGCCTTAGAGGGCTGCCGTAGCAGCGGGATGGAAGCGGGACTcgaacccaggccttctgaccCTTGAAGCTGGCTTTGTCCACCCTGTGGCCAGAGGTCCTTGCCTTCCTTCACCGGAGCCGCTTCTGTTAGTTACCCCCCTGCGAGGGGCAGGCCGGCTCTCCCAGCAGGGGAGCCTCAGCGCCCTCTGTTCACCCTTCCTCCACCTTTTGGGGAAGGGCCTGAAGGCGGGTCCTGGGTGCCAGCGCCGCCCTCTTCCCGGGTCCTCCCCGGCGCCGCCCTCTTCCCGGGTACTCCCCGGCACTGCCCTCTTTCCTGGTCCTCCCGGCGCCGCCCGCTTCCCCGGGTCCTTCTCTGCTCGCTCCGGCGCTCCGCAGCCGCTTTCCTTCCCCAGACCCTCGGCCGAGCCCTCGCACTCGGCCCCCGACCGTGGCACGCCGGGGTTTCTTTGGGGATGCCCACAGGTGGCAGCGGCCCCTCCTCCCCTGCTGCCACGCGTGCCTGCGTCCGCCCCAGCCGTGCCTATAAACACGTCTGCCCATACACACGCCGCCCAATGTGGCGTCCCACACCCACGTCTGCGGAGGCACGTCAGGCACGTGCAGACACAGCAGGGGAAGAGCCAAGTTCACCTCCGGCTCCGGCCCGCCGTGGTTCGCAGCTCCTTCGGCCCTCCTTGAGCCCCGTTTGCCTTGTCCGCTGGACGCCGGAGATTCGGCTTCTATTTGGCGCCTTCTAAGGACTTTCCGGGTTCTAGGCTCGGTCCGGCTGGGGACGCACCCCCTCCAGACGGCCGGCCGCCACCTTCTCCCGCCGGCCCCGCGCTCGGTCCGGCCCGGGATGCACCCCTCCAGACGGCCGGCCGCCATCTTCTCCCGCCGGCCCCGCGCTCGGTCCGGCCCGGGATGCACCCCCTCCAGACGGCCGGCCGCCACCTTCTCCCTCCGGCCCCGCGCTCGGTCCGGCTGGGGACGCACCCCTCCAGACGGCCGGCCGCCACCTTCTCCCGCCGGCCCCGCGCTCGGTCCGGCCCGGGACGCACCCCCTCCAGACGGCCGGCCGCCATCTTCTCCCGCCGGCCCCGCGCTCGGTCCGGCCCGGGATGCACCCCCTCCAGACGGCCGGCCGCCACCTTCTCCCGCCGGCCCCGCGCTCGGTCCGGCCCGGGACGCACCCCCTCCAGACGGCCGGCCGCCACCTTCTCCCGCCGGCCCCGCGCTCGGTCCGGCCCGGGACGCACCCCCTCCAGACGGCCGGCCGCCACCTTCTCCCGCCGGCCCGGCGCTCGGTCCGGCTGCTCTGCTTCTACTGAGCGGGCTTTCCTCGTTCTTATTTCTAACTCAAGCTGTCAGGAGGCCGCTGGTCGGCGGCCTGGACGGAGGGAGCCTCAGTGGCGGTTTAATGGCTGCTCGGTTGTAAGAGCTCATCGAGAGCGCCAGTCACCAAAGCACTCTGCTGAGGATCGTGACCAGTCAAGGGACGGAGAGCTCGCCCCGGGCTGGGGAGCCGTTTTCAGATTTTCccgccttaccaccatcactgctgatgctacggGAGGCGTGAGGGCCAGTTAAACaccaataacgtgatctcgcccaggtggagaagCAGGACAGCGcccagggaattctgggaaataccaaggacttctggggaatgaagtcaaaggttcaaaatctccatttctaCGCCATGCCAGGCGCCAGGCTCAGCGCCACCACAATCCTATTTCTAGCCAGGCGAGCCTGGGCCAGCCACTTCACCCTCACGGCCTGGCCCAGAACGAGTCATTAATAGCAATCCAGAACacaagataagggttaaaaaagagagtGGGgtcagctggtggctcagtggatggagagccaggccgagagacgggaggtcctgggttccaatctggcctcagacacttcccagctgggtgaccacCCCCAcggcccagcctttaccactctcatgccgtggagccaatacacagtagtgacgccaagacggaaggtgagggttaaaagagagagaaagaacccTACCAGGAAGACCTGACCGGGTGGCTACAGAATGACCGTCCGTCATGGAGACGCAGAAATCCCCATCCTGCCAAGCCAAGGCTCCTTCCTGGCCAAAGGGCCGCCCGTGACGTCCTGGGCACGACACAGCCACAGAAAGGTAAGAACGACGTTTCTGCAGAGCAGCACTGACGGGAGACCCGAGCCTGAACCCAGGCAGACCCAGGCGCCTTCGAAGAGGCTCTCCAACAGGCCGTGGTTCTCCTCAATCTTGTCGTTATGGTTACCCCAAATGATGCTTTCAACACGGATGCAGGCCACAATGGTGGAAAGCATTCCGGGCCTCGTCGGAGGCCCAGAGGCCCAGGCCTGCCCTGCCACAGGAGCCCTCGGGGCCTCCCCTCCAGCTGACAGGACCCTGCCCGGCCTCTGACTGCCCCTCGGCCCATCAGCCTCGCGACAGCCCGACAGGATGTCCCGTAGCCTTCTAGGCGTGTCCCAGAGTGACTCCCTCGCTCCGTGCCACGTAGGGTGGCCTCCTCAGCGGGGCTCTGGCTGAAGAGCTGTCTTACCTGGGGAGCTGTCACCCGATCCTCCACGAGCCTTGGGGGGTTTCCCAGTAACTGTAGGGGCAGGAGCTGAGGAAGGAGAGTGTCCAGGGAAGCTCTGGGGGCTCCTGGAGGTGTCCCCGGAGTGGGCAGGATTCAGGGTTGCCCCTGGGCCCTAAGAAAGGGAACACATTCATCATGAGTTCTGTCTTTTCAGAAGCTCACAGGATGAGCCTAAAGAATGCACTGGACTTGAGGTCAAGACCCGGGAACCCCAACTCTGACACTTGCTAGGGCCCTCTTATCTgagcctcaatgtcctcatctgtaatgtgGGGAACGTCCTAGTCCCAACTACCCTGTAGTTTTGGGGTGAAATGGGCATTTCAGAAAGCCACCCATTCTGTGTCGCTGTGGATTCTGACCATGAAGATGCTCCAGGGAGCAGCAAGCCCACGTGTGCCCCCCAGCCTGGTGTCCAAAGCAAGCAGAATGGCGGTGTGGAACCACCGAGCTCATCCCCAGTTGCCCATCCACCCCTCTGGGAGTGACACTTATGTCGTCATTACACAAATGCAGATCCCTCTCAGGCCTAATTTGGAGTAGTggctgaacccccccccccccaaaggcccTGTAGGCTCGAGCTTTGGCCTGAACAGAGCCCTCCGAGGACCCCGACTCAGCCCTTGCCTCTCAGAACGTCTGTGGTTCTCCGCTGAGCCCTAAGCCTAACATTTAATTGTTCCtgacaataaacatttttatttggatCCTCAACCTGGCACATGACACAGAGGCTTTTTCaaccttcccttctgttttg encodes:
- the MAVS gene encoding mitochondrial antiviral-signaling protein, with protein sequence MTLAEDRTEQYIRFHLSDFFRIDVLEILSHLPCLTVADQDEIRAYHERHGNRHSVWKLFDHLRKRSNWVTFLITALNECELADLAQVIANVYASNQPRSRSHPGGIATPVPPVVPDREAQVSPKTPPPPGTPGPHPPISGSPSTQAASSLPDSLFNGYPEEERREEAKRGLTVPIQDSQMAGFKIGGPGATLNPAHSGDTSRSPQSFPGHSPSSAPAPTVTGKPPKARGGSGDSSPASGPPRGPISPAVSFLPRSTHKAGPASAPPSLSPAQEASSQDHEKLPGLPAAREPASRIPGPPKAPSSAPKFSSSSQPAPSSNSGLPPLGLSSVEGDMSRPGVLLSNPEPPYSGGSERLLFDSLSGGSLPTSPSPENVPEENDYFSVTNMPSLGKRGASGSPKQPGGSESSSLRTFELQVSEGPDADLHEGSPGLGPTLGTAAAPASPGPRQGGSWWAWMNSAVAAALFSVALVVLYRRIQR